The Heyndrickxia acidicola sequence CGAAGGAACACAGTTTACGAGTTTAACATTCGTGCAGGGTTTTATGCTGCGAGTGTTTCACCGGCGGTTTGCCTGGCTCGCGCTGTGGTTCAATGTCTTCATTTCTATTTTGTTTTTTCTTCTGTTCTATTGAATCATTTTTGAGTCTATCATTGACATCCATGGTGGCACCTCCTCTGTGGTGAATACTTTTGGAAGTATTTTTAAAATACCCGTTACCCATTACAGCCAAACATAAAGAAAAAAGTTGTCATTGAATTTTCAATATCCAAGTATCGAACTTGAAAATTGGAATAATAGTGGTTTTTGTTCTGTTGATTGGAATAAGCAAGAATTCTGCGGGACAAGCAGGCAAACGTAGACCTCGAAAGCGTAATGAACGCCGAGGAAGCTCGCTGTCTTCCCTGCGAAAAGCGGGTGTCTGGAGCAAAAATCAATAGCCAATCCTACGTTCAATCTATAGCAGGGCAGAACAGTAGATTTTCTCATCCTATTATGAAGATGGAGCGGCTGAAATGAAAAGCCTTGTCTGCTAACAGTTAATTCCTTAAATTACCACCGTAAATAGAGGGAATTTATCGAATTTTTGTGTTTTAGTCCAAGGCCATCGGGTAAATAGAAAGTGTAAGGCCAATACCAGTAGGAAGGGACCTGATAAAACGTGAATGTTTTAAGATCATCTCCAACCAAAGTATTCGGCACTGCGCTAGAAGGAGGATTTGTCTCTATGACAAAAGGGACCCTTTCGCGGAACCGATATATTCATAGAGAAGGAATGAATCCGCGCAAATCTTTCTCCAAGAATCCGACATAGCCGGATTGAAAAAAAGCGTAACCCAAGGGGGCTGCGCTTTTTTTCTATGTAATCAAAGATAACAGGCAGCGAAATCAGCCCCGGGATGCGGCAGGTTCTACAAACACAATCATCTGAATAAACAGACTTAAATTTTTCGAAGGTGCCTATCACTTTTCCTTCTATGATCAGCTGCAGAAAGTGTGTCAGAAAAGAGAAGAGATAAGAGGATTGTTAGAATACAATGACGTCATCTAAAGATTCTAAAAAGTTAGATTACATCTATCCTAATGATCCTCTTTTGATGTAACATATAGGTAATAGGTAGGGGTTACCTGTATTCTTATAAAAAGGGGTACTTGATTATGGAAGGCAACCACGCAGGTAATAAGTTGGCAGGAACTAGAACTGGAAAAAGGATCATTCATGCAGCTGAATGCCGCTCTCCCATTGGTGTAGAGCAGGCTGATAGAGCTTGCTATTTGCTTGACCGGAATTGGCGGTTTACCTTTGTCAATCAAATAGCCGAAGACTTGCTAAGAAGAAAGCAACAGGATTTAATAGGTGAAATGATATGGGATGAGTTTCCAAATGCATTTCGGTCCACCTTCTATTTTGAATACCATAAAGTGATGGGACAAAAAATAAAGGTACAATTTCAAGAATATTATTTTCCACTGGACAAATGGTTTGAGGTAAATGCCAGCCCTTACAAAGAGGGTATAAAAGTGGAATTTTGGGATATTAGCAATGATAAAAACAAGCTGCCACTTGGCTTTTTTAAAAATCAAAATCTATTTGAGCAGCATCCGGATGCTTTGTATCTTATTGATAAAAATGGACGATATTTATCGGTAAACAATGGGTTTGAAAAACATACCGGCTACTCGAAGAATGAAGCCCAAGAGATGTCCATTTCATCGCTGGCCGCACAGGAGGATTGGCCAAAAGTAAGGTACCATTTTTCTGAAGCCTTAAAGGGAAACGCCCAATCCTATGAGGTTCCTATTCTAACGAAGCAGAAGGAAAAACGCTATATGAGTATAACCAATGCACCCATTATAGAAAATGATGAGGTTGTGTGGATCTTTGGCATTGCCAAGGATATTACCGAAAGGATTTGCAAGCAGAAGAAAATACGGGAGCAAAAGGAATTATATCAGCTTTTAATGCGAAACTCTCAGGATATCATTTCAAGCTGTACGCCAGAAGGAATCTGCACCTATATTTCGCCTGCTGTAGAAAGGCTGTTAGGGTATAAGCCTGCAGAAATTATCGATACGCTGATTTTTAATTATTATCATCCCGAAGACATT is a genomic window containing:
- a CDS encoding PAS domain S-box protein, whose protein sequence is MEGNHAGNKLAGTRTGKRIIHAAECRSPIGVEQADRACYLLDRNWRFTFVNQIAEDLLRRKQQDLIGEMIWDEFPNAFRSTFYFEYHKVMGQKIKVQFQEYYFPLDKWFEVNASPYKEGIKVEFWDISNDKNKLPLGFFKNQNLFEQHPDALYLIDKNGRYLSVNNGFEKHTGYSKNEAQEMSISSLAAQEDWPKVRYHFSEALKGNAQSYEVPILTKQKEKRYMSITNAPIIENDEVVWIFGIAKDITERICKQKKIREQKELYQLLMRNSQDIISSCTPEGICTYISPAVERLLGYKPAEIIDTLIFNYYHPEDIVYLHWGKRDVDVAKVRIRNKRGVYIWIELSIKAIRNQDGRIEKVMGIGRDISARLQSEAMILKSEKLAMAGQLAAGVAHEIRNPLTAVKGFLQIMQAGNPLKREYLDVMYSEIERIEGIISELLLLAKPNCTTFSHKNIHGILSQVTRLMETEALKEKVLITKLFSEEDFIIHCEENQIKQVFINLIKNSIEAMPSGGVIKIETKRKGSEAVIVLSDTGQGIPQELLPQIGQLFFTSKEKGTGLGLAVSYNIIENHQGEIEIESILNKGTTFTITLPLIE